CTGGTGCATGGCGGGCCCTGCGAAAAGACGCGTCACCCCTACCAAGCTGCCCTCTACACCGCGGGCCACTTGCTGTGCGGTGGCGTCCTGATCCATCCACTGTGGGTCCTCACAGCGGCCCACTGCAAAAAACCGTGAGTCTATGCCGTGAATGAACAGCAGATGCAACCAGACCCCGAGGGTGTCTTGTAGATGTCAGGCAGGAGGTGATACAGGCATCCCCCTGTCCCAGCGTGTGGCCATTCAATAGCCCGGTGTTTTAATTGAGCACTTcatgtgtgccaggccctgggggaaCAGCAGTTGGTTGGGGGGAAAAAGACAAGCAAAATTGCTGTTCTCATGAATTTACCTTCTAACAGGGGAATTGGATCATTCGGGCACCCGCAGGgcgtgatgggcatttggatttaATTGTGAGCACAGTAGAAAGCCACTGGGCAGTTTTGTCGTTGTttgttgagagggagtctcgcgctgtcacccaggctggagtgcagtggcacgatcttgactcactgcagcctccgcctcccaggttccggtgtttctcccacctcagcaccccaagttgctgagattataggtgtgcaccaccatgcccggctaatttttttcatttttagtagagatgggggggggggtctcaccacgttggccaggctgatctcgaactcctgacctcaggtgatccacctgcctcagcctcccgaaatgctgggataacaggcaagagccaccacgcctggcctgactTACATTTTTACAAGCACCCTGGCTACTATGTGGAAAGTGGCCTGGgcgagaggagagggagggagacccACGTGGGGGCTGTTGCTTTCGTCTGGCCACATAAGAGggtggcttgaacccaggcggtggcagtggggatggaggAAAGTTGAATACCTTGAGATGTtggattttgagacagagccagAAGAAATTGGCAATGAGaaacaggagggagagaggagaagcaggGCTTCTGGGTATTTGTCCTGAACAACTGGGTGTTTTGCCACGTCTTTCTCTGAGCtgggggagaaggaaagagaaacaggctgggtgtggggaggggagcatctGACATTTTACTTTAACCACAGGGAGTTTCAGATGCTGGGAGATGTCCCagcagggaggctggagaggcCTGTGGAGCTCACAGGAGAGGTCAGGGCTAGAGGTAAAAATGAAGGCATCATTAGCAAACAGGTAGTATTTAAAGCCATGGGATTACATGAGATCATCCAAAAAGTGGGCACAGATGGAGGCGCTGGAGGGCCCGGGACGAAAACCCCGGGCACTGAGCCTCACTAGTTAGATTCACAACAGCTGCCATTGTGTTTCATGCTAACTACCGATCAGGTGTTGAGTGAAACCATTTGTACACCTTTCCCAGAATCCCCACAACACGGGACCCTGGcaccattttgcaaatgaaactgaggtgcagagaaaTAGCAAGTGACAGTCCCTGGGGTGATCTCCCCCGAGCCCAGGGAGACTCGAGCTGCTCCCCACCACCATCATTCCTTCCTCTGATGCACACTGACTCAGAACACCTGCTAAGTGCCAGATTCGAGTTGGGCAGTGGAGATTCAGCAATGGATGAGACTCACACATCACTTCATGTGTGCCGGGAGCAAAGGACAGAAACATGCAGATGGGCAGTTCTTTAAGAAGCAATGtcggggctgggcatggtggctcacacctgtaatcccagcactttgggaggccgaggcgggaggatcacttgaagtcaggagtttgagactagcctggctaacatggtgaaaccccatctctactgaaaatacaaaaaattagctgggtgaggtggcacatgcttgtagtcccagccacttgggagactaagataggagaattgcttgaacctgggaggcggaggttgcagtgagccaagatcacaccactgcactccagccctagcgacaaagtgagactctgcctcaaaaaaaaaaaaaaaaaaaaaaaaaaaaaaaaaaaaaaagggcagcaaATTGgactgggcatgttggctcacacctgtaatcccagcacttcgggaagtcAAGGCggcaggatcatttgaggccaggagttctaagCTGCAGTGAGCACTGATCTACAGAGTGCTGCTGCAGGTCCAGCCTGgtccacagagtgagactgtgtctcaaaaaaataaaaagcaaacccTACAAAACACCATAAAATTACAAATTACGAAGGAAAAGAATAGGGGTACCTACTTTAGATGGAGGAGGGTCAGGAAGGACTTTCTGATGAGAGAAAATCCAAGCGGAAGcatgaagatggggaaaaagTGTTCAGGGCAGAGGAAAGGCAGGAATAGCACCCCTGAGTTGAGAACCATCTTAAGTATTCTCAGAAAAGTTTCCCCGTTCACTGGAGGCCAGAAGGTGCTGGGAGATAAGGTTGGAAAGGGCCTACAGCCAGATCACACGGGGACTCCAGTGCCAAGTGAGAAGCCCAGGCTTTATTCTTAGGACAATGGGGAGCCATAGGAGATGTCTGATTGTTTGTTTCATGAATACATATCAAATGCCTATCATGTGCCAGGCGCTGGTCAAGGAATTGGAGATACTAtatctgaatagaacaaaaatccTCCTCTTGACATCCTAGAGCTGCACTGTCTGATAAGGTAGCCATCAGCCACATATCGCAAATTATGttgaaattaatgaaatgaaaactctacaagccacatttcaagtactcagcAGCCACCTGCAGCTTGTGGCTCCCCCAGCCACGTCTGGACAGTGCAGAtagagattatgccattgtaacATTTAGCGGACAGCCTTGCTGTGCAAAAAGGAGAAACGACACAATgagtaaatatttaacaataaatatataGCAGGTCAGATGATTGTGATAGGTTCTCTGGTGGAACAGAAATGGGAGGGAGATAGGAATTACCTACTGGAATAGGTACTTGTATTTTAATTGGGCAACTAAGGAAGGCTTCCCTGAGAGGTGACATTTAAAGGAAGTGAGAGAGTGAACTATGCAGATACTTGGAAGACAGACTtgctggcagagggaacagcagtgcaaaggtcctggggtgGGAAGACAACTTTGGTGTTCAAGGAAAGACAGGGAAGCCAGTGtttggctggagcagagggagagaaggggagatggggaggagatGTCTGAGAGATCGGACAGTGGGTTTGGCTTTGATTCTGAGAGAGATGGGAGTCGTAGGAGAGGCTGAGCAGAGGCGGCACAGGACCAACTTACGTTGTTAAGATATCTCTGGTTGCTTTGTGGAGGGTGGCCTGTGGGGGGCAGGGCCTGAGACAGAGCGGGGAGCCCAGTAAGGAGGCCGCTGCTCTAGTCCAGGTAAGAAGTGAAAAGGCAGCTCGAACCAAGATGGCAGCCGTGGAAATGGTGAGATgtggtcagattctggatatGCTTTCAGAGAGGGAAAAGGATTTCTGGACAGCTTGGATATAGGGCATGAAATAAAGAGAGTGAAAAACAGCCCCCAAGATTATTCTGAAAAGATGGAATTGCCATTTACTCAGGAGGGGAAGACTGTGGGAGGAGCAGGCCAGCTGATTCACGACTTCCCAGACCTTTCTGAAGCCTCAACTGTAGTCCAAGGGCTTCAGGTGAGACCCAGCCCTCTTCCTTCCCAGGAATCTTCAGGTCTTCCTGGGGAAGCACAACCTTCGGCAAAGGGAGAGTTCACAGGAGCAGAGCTCTGTGGTCCGGGCTGTGATCCACCCTAGCTACGATGCCTCCACCCATGACCAGGACATCATGCTGCTGCGCCTGGCACACCCAGCCAAGCTGTCTGAACTCATCCAGCCCCTTCCTCTGGAGAGGGACTGCTCGGCCAACTACACCAGCTGCCACATCCTGGGCTGGGGCAAGACAGCAGATGGTCAGTAGTGGGAGGCTAGTAGGGAACAGGTTACTGCCTACTGGGGAAGGTGGGCCAAAGGATGGAGGGTGGGATAATGGGTGAGGGGCCACGGGAAGATGGCTAATAGTGACGACCAGTGGGACAGGGTTCCCATAGGAGAAAGGTTAAGGGGGAGGGAGGGTGAACTTGGGAGCTGGGCCAATGAGTGAACGGCCAATGGAAAATGTAGACCAATGGGTGACTAGCATGGGAGAGATTTCAATGAAGAGGGAAGGTCAGTGGGGAGACTCTCATCAGGAAGGTCAACAGTCAAAGGAGACTGATCAGGATGCACTCAAGAGCAGGAAGAAATAATGGAGAAAGAACTGATGGAAGAAGAGAAACCAATAAAGCTCAAGAGCCAATCGAAGGATGTGAATGAAGACAGTGAATGCATGGAGAGCTGATGGAAGAGGGACTAAGGGAAAAGGGTCAATGGTCCAGAGGAGTCACTAGAGGAAAAAACAGGTCCAACAGATCAGCAGGAGCCATGAAAGGTGGGCCTGTGGGTGAAGGGCTAATAAGAAAGGGGAACCATTCAATGAAGGGCCAATGGGAAGGGAGAACCAATGGGGGAGGATGGGGCAAGTTAGAAAAGGACCAATGAGGGAGGTGGACCACTGGATGAAGGTCTAATAGGAAGGGAGAGCCAATGGGGGATGGTGAGGCCAGTTAGAAAAGGACCAAAGAGGGAGGCAGACCAATAGGAAGAGAGAGCTGATGAGGGAGGGCAGGGCCAGTTAGGAGAAGGACCAATGAGGACGGTAGACCATTGGATGAAGGGCCAATAGAAAGGGATGACCCATGCGGGAGGGCAGGGACAGTTAGAAAAGGACTAATGATGGAGGTAAATCGCTGGAAGAAGAACCAATAGAAAGGAAGAACCAATGGGAGAGGGCCAGTTAGGAAAAGACTAATGGTCACAGAGTGACCAATCAAGAGGAATCAATAGGCAAGAAGTGTCCAATGAAGAATGGACTAACGAGCAGGAGGGGTACAGTAGAGGAGGGCCTAATAGAAGAGAATTCCAGGTCAAAACTGAAACGACTGAAGAAGGTGGGGCcagtggaagagagaaaagtgGAGGAGGGAcctaagagaaaaggaaaccaatAGGAAATGAGGACTCGGGGAGAAGAGACTATTAATGAGGAAGACAGCCAGTGAGAAGGAAGAATGATAGGACGATGGAAACGGGTTGTAAGAATGAAAGACGAACAGgatccgggcgcggtggctcaagcctgtaatcccagcactttgggaggccgaggccggtggatcacgaggtcaagagatcgagaccatcctggtcaataaggtgaaacgccgtctctactaaaaaatacagaaattagctgggcatggtggcgcgtgcctgtaatcccagctactcaggaggctgaggcaggagaatcgcctgaacccaggaagcggaggtagcggtgagccaagatcgcgccattgcactccagcctgggtaacaagagcgaaactccgtctcaaaaaaaaaaaaaaaaaaaaagacaggaagaggGGAACCAATGGAAAAGTGGGACGAATAGGGGACAGAGGACTTATAGGGGAGGGGGGatggctggagaggatgtggggagtGCAGGGCCTGGGCTGAGCCTGCCTTATCTGCCTCCTAACAGGTAATTTCCCTGACACCATCCAGTGCGCATACATTCACCTGGTGTCCCGTGAGGAGTGTGAGCATGCCTACCCTGGCCAGATCACCCAGAACATGTTGTGTGCCGGGGATGAGAAGTACGGGAAGGATTCCTGCCAGGTGAGGTAACCGGGACCTGCCAGTTACACAGCCAGAGACAGGACGAAGGCACAGAAACATGACCgagacaggaagagagaaatatGGGCCACAAAGGAGCtttacagagacagagagagacaggctGAGGGAGAACCCAAGCcctgaaaagaaagagagacttaGTTcaacacagacacactcagggaC
This genomic interval from Saimiri boliviensis isolate mSaiBol1 chromosome 14, mSaiBol1.pri, whole genome shotgun sequence contains the following:
- the KLK6 gene encoding kallikrein-6, giving the protein MKNLLVVLSLMAAAWAEEQNKLVHGGPCEKTRHPYQAALYTAGHLLCGGVLIHPLWVLTAAHCKKPNLQVFLGKHNLRQRESSQEQSSVVRAVIHPSYDASTHDQDIMLLRLAHPAKLSELIQPLPLERDCSANYTSCHILGWGKTADGNFPDTIQCAYIHLVSREECEHAYPGQITQNMLCAGDEKYGKDSCQGDSGGPLVCGDRLRGLVSWGNVPCGSKEKPGVYTNVCRYTNWIQKTIRAK